GACCACCACGGTCGCGCCGTCGCCCGCGGCGACGTCGACGTAGCCGGCGACCTTGTCGCGGTGGGCGCCGGTGATGAGCGGGCCCATGTCGCAGCCGCGGGTGCCGTCGCCCGTGCGGAGCGTCGCCATGCGCTCCGCGATCTTCCCGACCAGCGCGTCGGCGATCGTGTCGACCGCGAGCACCACCGAGATCGCCATGCATCGCTCGCCGGCCGAGCCGAACCCCGCGTTGACGGCCGCGTCGGCGGCGAGATCCAGATCGGCGTCCGGCAGCACGAGCATGTGGTTCTTCGCGCCGCCCAGCGCCTGCACGCGCTTGCCCGCGCGCGTGCCCGTCTCGTACACGTACCGGGCGATGGGGGTCGAACCCACGAACGAGATCGAGCGGACGTCCGGATGCTCCAGCAGCGCGTCGACGGCGACCTTGTCGCCGTGCACGACGTTGAAGACCCCGTCGGGCAGTCCCGCCTCGGCGAGGGCGGCGGCCATCCAGTTCGCCGCGGACGGATCCTTCTCGCTGGGCTTGAGCACGACGGCGTTGCCGGCGGCGATCGCGATCGAGAAGAACCACATCGGCACCATCGCCGGGAAGTTGAAGGGGCTGATGATGCCCACCACGCCGAGCGGCTGGCGGAGCGTGTACACGTCGATGCCGCTCGAGGCGTTCTCGCTGTAGGCGCCCTTCGTCAGCTGCCCGAGGCCGCACGCGAATTCGACGACCTCGAGGCCGCGCGCGATCTCGCCGTGCGCGTCGGCGAGCACCTTGCCGTGCTCGCTGGTGAGGATCTGCGCGAGCTCGTCCTTGCGGGCGTTCACGATCTCGCGGAACGCGAACATCACCTGCTGGCGCTTGGCGATGCTGACGTCGCGCCACGACGCGAACGCGTCCGACGCGACCTCGACCGCGTGGTCGACGTCGCCGGCCGTCGCGAACCGCACTTCGCGCTGCACCGCCCCCAGAGCGGGGTTGTAGACGTCGCCCGTGCGGTCGGATCCGCCGGCCCAGGCCGCTCCTCCCACCCAGTGGTCGACGATCGCGGTGGCGGCGGGCGCCGCGTGCTCGAGGGTGCTGGTGTCGGTCATGTCGGTCCTCTCCATTGAGGGCCCTTCGTGGGGGCCGTCTTCCAGTCTGCGCCCGGTTGCCCAGGACGCAACCCCCTCGACGACCGGCTCAGGCACTCCCGACGACCGTGAGCGCCTCGTCGAAGACCGCCAGCGCCTGGGCGACCTCGTCGGGGGTGACCACGCACGGCGGCACGACGTGCAGGCGGTTCTCGACGATCATCGGCATGACGCCGCGCGCGATGATCTCCTTCTTCAGCGCGCCCATGCCCGCGGCCGGAAGCGGCTCGCGGGTGTCGCGGTCGCTCACCATCTCGGCGACCCAGAACACACCCTCGCCGCGCACCTCGCCGACGAGCGGATGCCGGTGCGCCAGGTCGAGCAGCCCCGGCCCGATGGCCGACGCCCCGATGACCGCCGCGTGGTCGACGATCCCCTCGGACTCCATGGCGTCGATCGAGGCGACGATGGACGCCGCCGCGAGCGGATGACCCGAGTAGGTCAGTCCGCCCGGGAAGACGCGCTCGTCGAAGACCTCCGCGATCGGATCCGAGATGATGACGCCGCCGATGGGCACGTACCCGGAGTTCACACCCTTGGCGAAGGTGATGAGGTCGGGGACGACGTCGTAGCCGTCGAACGCGAACCAGCGTCCGGTGCGCCCGAAACCCGCCATGACCTCGTCGAGGATCAGCACGATGCCGTGCTTGTCGCACAGCGCGCGGACGCCGGCGAGATAGCCCGGCGGCGGGATGAGCACGCCGGCGGTGCCGGGGACGGACTCCAGCAGCACGGCGGCGATCGTCTGCGGCCCCTCGGCCTGGATGACGCGCTCGAGATGGTGCAGCGCCCGGGCGGACTCCTCTTCGGGCGTCGTCGCCCAGAACTCCGAGCGGTACAGGTACGGCCCGAAGAAGTGCGCGTGGCCGCGCGCGTACTGATTCGGCATGCGTCGCCAGTCGCCGGTGGCGACGATGGCTCCGCCGGTGTTGCCGTGGTACGAGCGATAGGTCGACAGCACGGTGTCGCGTCCCGTGCTCAGCCGGGCCATGCGCATCGCGTTCTCGATGGCATCGGCCCCGCCGTTGGTGAAGAACACCTTCGAGAAGCCCTCGGGGGCCTTCGCGACGATGCGCGCGGCGGCCTCGCCGCGCTTGAGGTGTGCCGTCGCGGGCCCGATCGTCGCGAGCTCGGCGGCCTGCTCCTGGATCGCGGCGACCACCTTCGGATGCTGGTGGCCGATGTTGACGTTGACGAGCTGGCTCGAGAAGTCCAGCATCCGGTTGCCGGCGTGATCCCACACCGTCGTGCCCGACCCGCCCGCCACGACGGGGAGGTCCAGGCCCGCCTGCGCGAGCCACGAGTGGAACACGTGCGCGCGGTCGAGCTCCTTCGCGCGGGCGTCGAGATCTTCGGTCATGAGGCCGATCCTTCCGGAAATGGGTGTGGGGCGCCACGGCCTCGCCGCGACGCCCCACAGAGGAGAGGGTTACTGGCCGCCCTCGGTGAGGGTGACCTCGATCGGGGTGTACTCGCCCGAGACCTCGACGCCCTCATCGGCGAGCTCCGCCAGCGCCTGCTCGATGTACTCGTTGGAGTAGGCGGTGTCGCTCGGCTCGGCGGTGATCAGCTCGAGGCCGTCCTGGTTGACGGCCGACAGTGCGCCCGCGACGGTCTTGTCCCACGCCGCCGCGTCGACGACGCCGAAGTCCGCACCCGTCCAGATGAGCTTGTTGACCTCGTTCATCTGCCACAGCTGGTGCACGGGACCGACCGGGAAGGCCGCCTCGGCGTTCGAGGCGATGTCGTAGACGATGCTCGCGGCGTCCTCGGGGTTGTCGCGGGCGTACAGCCAGCCCTTGGTGATCGCCTTGAGGAAGCGCACCGCGGCGTCGGCGTAGGCCGGGTCGGAGTCGAGGCGCTCGGTGTCGGCCCAGATGGCGTCCTGCAGCATGGCGCCCTCGGTCTCCTCGTACGACACGACGTCGAAGTCCTCGGGCTGGTACAGCTCGCCGGTCTCGGGGTTGACGACCTCGAGGATCTGCGCCCACTCGTTGTAGGTCATCGCCTGCGCGGCATCCACGTCGCCGTCGAGCAGGGCGTTCATCGAGAAGTCCTGCGTGGTGATCGACACGGTGGTCGAATCGAGTCCCTCGGCGGCCATCGCCGCGA
This region of Microbacterium thalassium genomic DNA includes:
- a CDS encoding CoA-acylating methylmalonate-semialdehyde dehydrogenase → MTDTSTLEHAAPAATAIVDHWVGGAAWAGGSDRTGDVYNPALGAVQREVRFATAGDVDHAVEVASDAFASWRDVSIAKRQQVMFAFREIVNARKDELAQILTSEHGKVLADAHGEIARGLEVVEFACGLGQLTKGAYSENASSGIDVYTLRQPLGVVGIISPFNFPAMVPMWFFSIAIAAGNAVVLKPSEKDPSAANWMAAALAEAGLPDGVFNVVHGDKVAVDALLEHPDVRSISFVGSTPIARYVYETGTRAGKRVQALGGAKNHMLVLPDADLDLAADAAVNAGFGSAGERCMAISVVLAVDTIADALVGKIAERMATLRTGDGTRGCDMGPLITGAHRDKVAGYVDVAAGDGATVVVDGRGIDVDGDPNGFWVGPTLLDQVPTTSAAYREEIFGPVLSVVRIEGYEDGLELINSGAFGNGTAIFTNDGGAARRFQREVEVGMIGINVPIPVPVAYHSFGGWKASLFGDAKAYGPHGFEFFTAEKAITSRWLDPSHGGINLGFPQHT
- a CDS encoding aspartate aminotransferase family protein codes for the protein MTEDLDARAKELDRAHVFHSWLAQAGLDLPVVAGGSGTTVWDHAGNRMLDFSSQLVNVNIGHQHPKVVAAIQEQAAELATIGPATAHLKRGEAAARIVAKAPEGFSKVFFTNGGADAIENAMRMARLSTGRDTVLSTYRSYHGNTGGAIVATGDWRRMPNQYARGHAHFFGPYLYRSEFWATTPEEESARALHHLERVIQAEGPQTIAAVLLESVPGTAGVLIPPPGYLAGVRALCDKHGIVLILDEVMAGFGRTGRWFAFDGYDVVPDLITFAKGVNSGYVPIGGVIISDPIAEVFDERVFPGGLTYSGHPLAAASIVASIDAMESEGIVDHAAVIGASAIGPGLLDLAHRHPLVGEVRGEGVFWVAEMVSDRDTREPLPAAGMGALKKEIIARGVMPMIVENRLHVVPPCVVTPDEVAQALAVFDEALTVVGSA
- a CDS encoding ABC transporter substrate-binding protein, with the protein product MRHSIRRGLVAASTLTVAALTLAACSGGTSESTDDATTDEFEPLTEISLQLQWLPQAQFAGYYIAQEMGYFEEEGFDAVEIVPSGGDIVPQDALVAGDVDFAIAWVPKVLGTLEASGVELTDIAQVFQSSGTLQVSWADDGIASVADFEGKRIGSWGFGNEWEIFAAMAAEGLDSTTVSITTQDFSMNALLDGDVDAAQAMTYNEWAQILEVVNPETGELYQPEDFDVVSYEETEGAMLQDAIWADTERLDSDPAYADAAVRFLKAITKGWLYARDNPEDAASIVYDIASNAEAAFPVGPVHQLWQMNEVNKLIWTGADFGVVDAAAWDKTVAGALSAVNQDGLELITAEPSDTAYSNEYIEQALAELADEGVEVSGEYTPIEVTLTEGGQ